A window from Heliangelus exortis chromosome 17, bHelExo1.hap1, whole genome shotgun sequence encodes these proteins:
- the LOC139804059 gene encoding bMERB domain-containing protein 1 isoform X1 has product MELRRSISASAEAEKPMRRYGAVEETEWKAEALGRNQLDIISMAETTMMPEEIELEMAKIQRLREVLVRRESELRFMMDDIQLCKDIMNLKKELQSLVAIPEKEKTKMEKQREDELIQKIHRLVQKRDFLVDDAEVERLREKEEDKEMAEFLRTKLKPLDKATQSPTSSPAEKKAEPPPSKPTIAKAGLAIIKDCCGATQCNIM; this is encoded by the exons aTGGAGCTGAGGAGGTCCATCTCAGCCAGCGCGGAGGCCGAGAAACCGATGAGGCGCTACGGGGCAGTGGAGGAGACGGAGTGGAAGGCGGAGGCGCTGGGGAGAA ATCAACTTGATATCATTTCAATGGCTGAAACAACAATGATGCCTGAGGAAATTGAACTTGAGATGGCAAAGATCCAGAGACTTCGGGAAGTCTTAGTCAGAAGAGAATCAGAACTCAGGTTTAT gaTGGATGACATCCAGCTGTGCAAAGACATTATGAACCTTAAGAAAGAGCTGCAGAGTTTGGTTGCAATCCCAG aaaaagaaaaaacaaagatggagaaacaaagagaagatgAGCTGATTCAGAAGATACACAGACTGGTAcaaaaaagagattttcttgTCGATGATGCAGAGGTGGAGAGATTAAG agagaaagaagaagacaAAGAGATGGCTGAATTCCTTCGAACCAAGTTAAAACCCTTAGACAAAGCAACACAATCTCCTACCA gcagcccagcagaaaagaaggCAGAACCTCCTCCAAGCAAGCCCACCATTGCCAAAGCAGGATTGGCTATTATTAAAGATTGCTGTGGGGCCACACAATGCAACATCATGTAG